A stretch of Enterobacter cloacae complex sp. ECNIH7 DNA encodes these proteins:
- the dnaG gene encoding DNA primase has protein sequence MAGRIPRVFINDLLARTDIVDLIDARVKLKKQGKNYHACCPFHNEKTPSFTVNGEKQFYHCFGCGAHGNAVDFLMNYDKLEFVETVEELAAMHNLEVPYEAGSGPSQIERHQRQTLYQLMDGLNSFYQQSLKQSAAEPARQYLNKRGLSDDVIARFAIGYAPPGWDNVLKRFGGNSEDRKSLIDAGMLVTNDQGRSYDRFRERVMFPIRDKRGRVIGFGGRVLGDALPKYLNSPETDIFHKGRQLYGLYEAQQNNAEPQRLLVVEGYMDVVALAQYDINYAVASLGTSTTADHIQLLFRVTNNVICCYDGDRAGRDAAWRALETALPYMTDGRQLRFMFLPDGEDPDTLVRKEGKAAFEARMEQAQPLSTFLFNSLMPQVDLSTPDGRAQLSTLALPLISQVPGETLRIYLRQELGNKLGILDDSQLERLMPKQAENGAVRPAPQLKRTTMRILIGLLVQNPELAPQVPSLAGLNHEKLPGLGLFSELVNTCLSQPGLTTGQLLEHYRGTKEAATLEKLSMWDDIADKDIAEKTFTDSLNHMFDSMLELRQEELIARERTHGLSSEERRELWMINQELAKK, from the coding sequence ATGGCCGGAAGAATCCCACGCGTTTTCATCAATGACCTGCTTGCCAGAACCGACATCGTCGATCTCATCGACGCGCGGGTAAAGCTAAAAAAGCAGGGCAAGAACTACCATGCGTGCTGTCCGTTCCATAACGAAAAAACCCCCTCCTTCACCGTAAACGGTGAAAAGCAGTTCTACCATTGCTTCGGCTGTGGCGCACACGGTAATGCCGTCGATTTTTTAATGAACTACGACAAGCTCGAGTTCGTTGAAACCGTCGAAGAGCTGGCGGCGATGCATAACCTTGAAGTGCCGTATGAAGCAGGCAGTGGGCCAAGTCAGATCGAGCGCCATCAACGGCAAACGCTGTATCAACTGATGGATGGCCTGAATTCGTTTTACCAACAGTCTCTTAAGCAATCTGCGGCTGAGCCTGCGCGTCAGTATCTGAACAAGCGCGGCTTGAGCGACGATGTCATTGCGCGTTTCGCTATTGGTTACGCCCCGCCCGGCTGGGACAACGTGTTAAAGCGTTTTGGCGGCAATAGCGAAGATCGTAAGTCACTCATCGATGCAGGCATGCTGGTCACTAACGACCAGGGACGAAGCTACGACCGCTTCCGCGAACGGGTGATGTTCCCGATCCGCGACAAGCGTGGCCGGGTAATAGGTTTTGGTGGTCGCGTGCTGGGTGATGCCCTGCCGAAATACCTCAACTCCCCGGAAACCGATATTTTCCATAAGGGCCGCCAGCTGTACGGCCTTTATGAGGCGCAGCAGAATAATGCGGAACCTCAGCGTCTTCTGGTCGTCGAAGGCTATATGGACGTCGTGGCACTGGCGCAGTACGACATCAACTACGCGGTTGCGTCGTTAGGGACGTCCACCACCGCCGATCATATTCAACTGCTGTTCCGGGTGACCAACAACGTCATCTGCTGTTACGACGGTGACCGCGCAGGGCGCGACGCCGCCTGGCGCGCGCTGGAAACCGCGCTGCCGTATATGACCGACGGGCGTCAGCTACGCTTTATGTTTCTGCCCGACGGCGAAGACCCGGATACGCTGGTGCGTAAAGAGGGCAAAGCGGCGTTTGAAGCGCGGATGGAGCAGGCTCAGCCGCTCTCCACGTTTTTGTTTAACAGCCTGATGCCGCAGGTCGATTTGAGTACCCCTGACGGGCGCGCGCAGCTCAGCACGCTGGCGCTGCCGTTAATCAGCCAGGTGCCCGGCGAAACGCTGCGCATCTATCTGCGTCAGGAGTTAGGCAACAAGCTCGGCATTCTGGATGACAGCCAGCTTGAACGTTTAATGCCAAAACAGGCTGAAAACGGTGCGGTTCGGCCCGCACCTCAGCTAAAACGCACAACCATGCGTATACTGATAGGGTTGCTGGTCCAAAACCCCGAGCTTGCGCCGCAGGTGCCGTCGCTGGCGGGTTTAAACCACGAAAAATTGCCCGGGCTTGGCTTATTTTCAGAACTGGTCAACACGTGTTTGTCTCAGCCAGGTCTGACCACCGGACAACTTTTAGAGCATTATCGCGGCACAAAAGAGGCCGCTACCCTTGAAAAATTGTCGATGTGGGACGATATAGCAGATAAGGACATTGCAGAAAAAACGTTCACCGACTCACTCAACCATATGTTTGATTCGATGCTTGAGCTGCGCCAGGAAGAGTTGATAGCTCGCGAGCGCACACACGGTTTAAGCAGCGAAGAACGCCGGGAGCTTTGGATGATTAACCAGGAACTGGCGAAGAAATAA
- the rpsU gene encoding 30S ribosomal protein S21, giving the protein MPVIKVRENEPFDVALRRFKRSCEKAGVLAEVRRREFYEKPTTERKRAKASAVKRHAKKLARENARRTRLY; this is encoded by the coding sequence ATGCCGGTAATTAAAGTACGTGAAAACGAGCCGTTCGACGTAGCACTGCGTCGCTTCAAACGTTCATGCGAGAAAGCAGGTGTTCTGGCTGAAGTTCGTCGTCGTGAGTTTTATGAAAAACCAACGACCGAACGTAAGCGCGCTAAAGCTTCCGCTGTGAAACGTCACGCGAAGAAACTGGCTCGCGAAAACGCACGCCGTACTCGTCTGTACTAA